The following are encoded together in the Novipirellula caenicola genome:
- a CDS encoding MIP/aquaporin family protein: MPTPIPTENSKPKFMSPFVAEFIGTMMLILFGNGVVANVVLARTKGNDSGWIVIAAGWGIAVFIGAFCANDFSGAHLNPAVTVAMLIAGKLSLHLAVPYFAAQLLGAIAGATLVYLFYRQHFKATEDADGKLACFCTAPNIRDLPQAFFCEMVGTFALILPIFLMITPSLMQGDTPADTDPVLGLGTLGFLPVGMLVFGIGLSLGGTTGYAINPARDLGPRLVHALLPIAGKRDSDWGYAWIPVVGPIAGASLAAMVYLMIA; encoded by the coding sequence ATGCCCACCCCCATCCCCACAGAAAACTCGAAACCAAAGTTCATGTCCCCATTTGTCGCTGAGTTTATCGGCACGATGATGCTGATTTTGTTTGGCAATGGCGTGGTCGCCAATGTCGTCCTGGCCCGCACCAAAGGAAACGATTCCGGTTGGATCGTGATCGCAGCGGGCTGGGGAATTGCGGTGTTCATCGGCGCCTTTTGTGCAAACGATTTCAGTGGTGCTCATTTGAATCCCGCCGTTACCGTGGCGATGTTGATCGCCGGTAAGTTGAGTTTGCATTTGGCGGTTCCTTACTTTGCCGCTCAGTTACTAGGTGCCATCGCGGGTGCGACCCTCGTCTATCTGTTCTACCGTCAACATTTCAAAGCCACCGAGGACGCCGATGGCAAGTTGGCCTGTTTTTGCACCGCTCCCAACATTCGCGACCTTCCACAGGCGTTCTTCTGTGAAATGGTGGGCACCTTCGCGTTGATATTGCCCATTTTTTTGATGATTACTCCGAGCTTGATGCAGGGTGATACTCCGGCAGACACCGATCCTGTGCTCGGTCTTGGTACCCTTGGCTTTTTGCCGGTTGGGATGTTGGTGTTCGGAATCGGTTTGTCACTCGGCGGGACCACTGGCTATGCAATCAACCCCGCTCGAGATTTGGGGCCGCGACTGGTGCATGCGTTGTTGCCGATCGCTGGGAAGCGTGATAGCGATTGGGGCTACGCATGGATTCCCGTTGTCGGGCCGATCGCCGGTGCATCGCTTGCCGCGATGGTGTATTTGATGATTGCCTGA
- the cls gene encoding cardiolipin synthase, with amino-acid sequence MTTPAASGSKRRLLPARIFEWIDRKREAVSRTLWRPIRLLYLRHERSRRVVAWMRLHRRSITGSILLLAHTLGFVSSINVLSEPRTPQGAIAWIVTLNTFPYVAVPAYWAIGETDYGKQAIAYRARQSEGAPILDRLNRDLVEMGLALAPENETQHLLSRLVHFPVTEGNAATVLIDGKQTFASLFESIEQANSYVLVEFYILRDDELGNRLADLLLKKARQGVQVKVLYDEYGSRDMSSRYVDRLRAGGVQIHGFNPPLADGSTTRLNFRNHRKLVVVDGREAFVGGHNIGDEYLADNEELGVYRDTHVRFEGPMVQCAQIVFAEDWHAVTDELLHQLQWTPTQSENGEVKGICLPSGPADTFETASLFFLQVINRAEERVWIASPYFVPDQQMSTALQLAALRGVDVRVIIPEVSDARMVWLSSFSYLPEMEDAGVKMYRYRDRFMHQKVILVDDDIASIGTANFDNRSFRLNFELMMVFFDSTVAGQVAEMLEEDLRNSAPAPGSELTDSAYPFQLLVRGSRLLAPIQ; translated from the coding sequence ATGACCACCCCAGCCGCGTCTGGTTCCAAGCGGCGATTGTTACCCGCGCGGATTTTTGAATGGATCGATCGCAAACGCGAAGCGGTCTCGAGAACGCTTTGGCGCCCCATCCGGCTGCTGTATTTGCGTCACGAACGATCGCGCCGCGTGGTCGCTTGGATGCGTCTTCATCGTCGCAGCATCACGGGGTCAATCTTGCTATTGGCTCATACGCTTGGCTTCGTCTCGTCGATCAACGTGCTCAGCGAACCTCGGACGCCGCAAGGGGCGATTGCTTGGATCGTCACGCTCAATACGTTTCCCTACGTCGCCGTTCCCGCCTACTGGGCGATCGGTGAAACGGACTACGGCAAACAAGCGATCGCCTACCGCGCCCGCCAATCCGAGGGAGCTCCGATCTTGGACAGGTTGAACCGAGATCTGGTGGAGATGGGATTGGCGCTGGCTCCGGAAAATGAAACGCAGCATCTACTCAGTAGGCTCGTCCATTTCCCGGTGACAGAAGGAAACGCGGCGACCGTGCTGATCGATGGCAAGCAAACCTTTGCTTCGCTTTTCGAGTCGATCGAGCAAGCCAATTCTTATGTCTTGGTTGAGTTCTATATCCTGCGGGATGACGAGCTTGGCAACCGGTTGGCTGATTTGTTGCTGAAAAAAGCTCGGCAAGGTGTGCAAGTCAAGGTTCTGTACGACGAATATGGCAGCCGCGACATGTCAAGCCGATACGTCGACCGTTTGCGAGCAGGAGGCGTTCAGATTCACGGATTCAATCCGCCCTTGGCCGATGGATCCACAACGCGTCTTAATTTTCGTAATCACCGAAAACTGGTCGTCGTCGATGGACGTGAGGCGTTTGTGGGCGGGCACAATATCGGTGACGAATACCTTGCGGACAACGAAGAACTCGGTGTCTATCGTGATACGCACGTGCGTTTCGAAGGACCGATGGTGCAGTGCGCGCAGATCGTTTTTGCCGAGGATTGGCACGCCGTGACCGACGAACTACTCCATCAACTGCAGTGGACACCAACGCAATCGGAAAATGGTGAGGTCAAAGGTATTTGTCTTCCCAGCGGGCCGGCCGACACGTTTGAAACCGCGTCGTTGTTTTTTCTGCAAGTGATCAATCGTGCGGAGGAGCGAGTCTGGATTGCAAGTCCGTACTTTGTTCCGGATCAACAGATGTCCACGGCGCTGCAGTTGGCGGCATTGCGTGGCGTGGACGTTCGTGTGATCATTCCCGAAGTGTCGGATGCACGGATGGTTTGGCTCTCTTCGTTTTCGTACCTGCCGGAAATGGAAGACGCGGGGGTGAAGATGTATCGCTATCGAGATCGGTTTATGCACCAAAAGGTAATCTTGGTGGATGATGACATCGCCTCGATTGGTACCGCCAACTTTGACAACCGTTCGTTCCGGCTCAATTTCGAGTTGATGATGGTTTTCTTTGATTCGACCGTCGCTGGCCAAGTCGCGGAGATGCTGGAAGAGGATCTCCGCAATTCAGCACCAGCACCGGGCAGCGAATTGACCGACAGCGCCTACCCATTTCAGCTGCTCGTGCGAGGCTCGCGACTGCTGGCACCGATCCAGTAA
- a CDS encoding PGPGW domain-containing protein, with product MLNLYGMITEPMFWWVATVSAIVFAASIVAVPWLILRLPSDYFNHRHRIMIRPQTRASVYYHCVWIVLKNIAGAAFLTMGVAMLVLPGQGLLTIFIGLSLLDFPGKYQLQRSLVSKPFILKPLNWIRRKGGKADFIVHSS from the coding sequence ATGCTGAACCTGTACGGGATGATCACCGAACCGATGTTTTGGTGGGTAGCGACGGTGTCCGCGATCGTGTTTGCGGCTTCAATCGTCGCGGTGCCTTGGCTGATTCTGCGGCTTCCGAGTGACTATTTCAATCACCGCCACCGCATCATGATCCGCCCGCAAACCAGAGCGTCGGTCTATTATCACTGCGTTTGGATTGTCTTGAAAAACATCGCCGGCGCGGCGTTCTTGACGATGGGGGTCGCCATGCTGGTGCTGCCGGGGCAAGGACTGCTCACCATCTTCATTGGTTTGTCCCTGCTCGATTTTCCAGGGAAATACCAGCTACAACGATCGCTGGTGTCGAAGCCCTTTATTCTGAAGCCGCTGAATTGGATCCGGCGAAAAGGGGGAAAGGCCGACTTCATCGTACATTCCTCGTAA
- a CDS encoding DUF4886 domain-containing protein, whose amino-acid sequence MTYHPARLGSRLVLSVVLVLLVASFASAAENDSKTSRPHESKRTIRVLTIGNSFAQNACLFLREIAQSEGSVELVIGTANIGGCTLEKHATLAVQSASDGEVRPYRDAASGKKLSLQDYLKLQPWDFVTVQQMSALSHKPETYHPHIDQLAALVEQLAPTAQLLIHQTWAYRQDSPLLAKDGLSQQQMYDRLRNAYDANAKQFDARILPVGTAFQMARGTAGRTVVAPDPNFDYENPEYPNLPNQDHSLVIGWHWRKQGDKPRLALDFKHGNSHGCFLAGLVWFEYLTGIAATQTTFAPKGISDDDAAFYRQIAHTACTDQ is encoded by the coding sequence ATGACTTACCACCCCGCCCGCCTCGGTTCACGACTCGTCCTTTCCGTCGTGCTCGTCCTATTGGTCGCGTCATTTGCATCCGCAGCGGAAAATGACTCTAAAACCTCTCGTCCGCACGAATCCAAGCGGACGATCCGCGTACTGACGATTGGGAACAGCTTCGCTCAGAACGCCTGTCTGTTTCTTCGCGAGATCGCACAATCCGAAGGCTCGGTCGAACTTGTGATTGGCACTGCCAACATCGGAGGCTGCACGTTAGAAAAGCATGCCACGCTGGCGGTTCAGTCGGCGAGTGATGGCGAAGTGCGGCCGTACCGTGATGCAGCCAGTGGAAAGAAGTTAAGTTTGCAGGACTATCTGAAACTGCAACCCTGGGACTTTGTCACCGTCCAACAGATGAGTGCGCTCAGCCACAAACCCGAAACCTATCATCCGCACATTGATCAATTGGCGGCATTGGTCGAGCAGTTGGCGCCGACGGCTCAGCTGTTGATTCACCAAACGTGGGCGTACCGACAAGATTCGCCGCTATTGGCGAAAGATGGATTGAGTCAGCAGCAGATGTATGATCGGCTGCGTAACGCTTACGACGCTAATGCCAAGCAATTTGATGCACGCATTCTGCCAGTGGGAACCGCGTTCCAGATGGCTCGCGGAACCGCCGGACGCACCGTCGTTGCTCCGGACCCAAATTTCGATTACGAAAATCCCGAGTATCCCAATCTACCCAACCAAGACCACTCGTTGGTGATTGGTTGGCATTGGCGGAAACAAGGTGACAAACCGCGATTGGCATTGGATTTCAAACACGGCAATTCGCATGGTTGTTTCTTGGCGGGGCTCGTCTGGTTCGAATATTTGACGGGAATCGCCGCCACCCAAACGACGTTCGCCCCCAAAGGGATCAGCGACGACGACGCAGCCTTCTACCGCCAAATTGCCCACACCGCCTGTACCGATCAGTGA
- a CDS encoding exo-alpha-sialidase, translating to MTARLALTLLFGFAGTLLTLAASPGDAPVSDMTWSLDSTGDFIVHGDIQTADGVQDRSLVFDGRSLLTLKDSAERIAANKPFTLAIWVNPYRLGGTQQMIAAAHQYSLGQRNWGVMIDNDKRFRLYVWQGKWVTADCDQVPKPGHWHLVAIQLRDDAAELWVNGELAASVLLKQPLQPSETPMTFAGVNDDGHLRQNFSGALDLARWFDRSLTAAEMKDLYHPVTATHEVPELPKPVPLWDETSTLPTASDLPHLDGVRFGVIKPYEFSKDGYRFLHGVALGFHRNRLYASFGHNQGGENTDSEQARVCHSDDDGRTWSEVTTIDAGDEPGIGVSHGVFHSHDGEFWAFHGAYSGTMQSVHTRAYLLDELTETWTPKGTVIEGGFWPMQQPIKMQDGNWIMGGLRVGDGNPAAVAISHSDDFTAWDLIVIPRGEGIGNMWGESTAFVDGATIVNVSRYGAEATALLAESDDYGRTWTASRPSDLPMTTSKPYTGTLSSGQHYLVGTTAANNGGRRSPLTIAVTRPNENLFSKAFVIRHAEDDDGPGESHPQAKLSYPYAIEHDGKLYVGYSNSGGGVGRVGSGRELWNNNSAELAVIPIRSLISP from the coding sequence ATGACCGCACGCCTCGCACTCACGCTCCTATTCGGTTTCGCCGGCACTCTATTGACTTTGGCTGCTAGTCCCGGCGACGCTCCGGTTTCCGACATGACGTGGTCGCTCGACAGCACCGGCGACTTTATCGTCCACGGTGACATCCAAACCGCCGATGGTGTGCAGGACCGCTCGCTCGTTTTTGACGGCCGATCGTTACTGACGCTGAAAGATTCAGCCGAACGGATCGCCGCGAACAAGCCATTCACGCTGGCGATCTGGGTCAATCCCTACCGGCTTGGCGGAACTCAGCAGATGATTGCTGCGGCGCATCAATACTCGTTGGGCCAGCGGAATTGGGGGGTGATGATTGACAACGACAAACGTTTCCGACTGTATGTATGGCAAGGCAAATGGGTCACCGCCGACTGCGACCAAGTCCCCAAACCAGGCCATTGGCATTTGGTCGCGATCCAATTGCGGGACGACGCCGCCGAGCTTTGGGTCAATGGCGAACTTGCCGCAAGTGTGCTACTGAAGCAACCGCTCCAACCCAGCGAGACTCCAATGACCTTTGCCGGCGTGAACGACGACGGTCATCTTCGCCAAAATTTCAGCGGCGCGTTGGACTTGGCTCGCTGGTTCGACCGATCGTTGACCGCTGCGGAAATGAAGGATCTGTATCATCCGGTGACCGCAACACATGAAGTTCCTGAGTTACCGAAACCGGTTCCGTTGTGGGATGAGACCAGCACGTTGCCCACCGCTTCCGATCTTCCGCACCTCGATGGCGTGCGTTTCGGTGTGATCAAACCGTACGAGTTTTCGAAAGATGGGTATCGGTTCTTGCATGGCGTGGCACTCGGATTTCATCGCAACCGTCTATACGCCTCGTTCGGGCACAATCAAGGTGGCGAGAATACGGATTCCGAACAGGCACGAGTCTGCCACAGCGATGATGACGGCCGGACTTGGAGCGAGGTGACGACGATTGACGCGGGGGACGAACCGGGAATCGGAGTCAGCCATGGAGTGTTCCATTCGCACGATGGCGAATTTTGGGCGTTTCACGGAGCGTACTCCGGCACGATGCAAAGCGTCCACACTCGTGCTTACCTGCTTGACGAGTTGACTGAGACTTGGACGCCAAAGGGAACGGTAATCGAAGGCGGATTTTGGCCGATGCAGCAGCCGATCAAAATGCAAGACGGCAACTGGATCATGGGTGGTCTTCGTGTCGGCGATGGCAATCCTGCCGCAGTCGCGATCAGCCACAGTGATGACTTCACCGCCTGGGATCTAATTGTGATCCCACGCGGTGAGGGAATCGGCAACATGTGGGGTGAATCGACCGCGTTTGTCGATGGTGCGACGATCGTCAATGTTTCTCGCTATGGAGCTGAGGCCACCGCGCTGCTTGCCGAGAGCGACGATTATGGTCGCACATGGACCGCGTCACGTCCATCGGATCTGCCGATGACGACAAGTAAACCCTACACCGGCACGCTCAGCAGCGGTCAACACTATCTCGTCGGAACCACGGCAGCAAACAATGGCGGACGGCGTTCGCCGCTGACGATTGCGGTGACGCGCCCCAATGAGAACCTGTTCAGCAAAGCGTTCGTGATTCGCCACGCGGAAGATGACGACGGACCAGGCGAATCGCATCCGCAAGCGAAATTGTCGTATCCCTACGCGATCGAGCATGACGGAAAATTGTATGTTGGTTATTCCAACAGCGGTGGCGGCGTCGGCCGTGTCGGAAGCGGACGTGAATTGTGGAACAACAACAGTGCCGAGCTAGCCGTGATCCCAATTCGAAGTTTGATATCGCCGTAG
- a CDS encoding FAD-dependent oxidoreductase: MNLKSSSRRAFLQSAAGGVIVSASLTSPDTDAAAASEAIRVANPVSGDVLQTQGMLSADRRQLIEQQRAIPVAGNTDVLVCGGGPAGIAAAIAAARAGASVQLIEVAGCLGGVWTAGLLTKILDAENKSGVMDELLTAFASRGSEVARDSRGTVYDPEIAKLVLEELCVDAGVKIRLHTRLVGAVTDSNNRVVAVLTESKSGREAWLADRFVDCSGDGDLAAHAGCRFDVGVGSDCECQPMSMLALLTGIDAEAVRPYIRETAASAKPLLLKLMEDNGITPSYRGPTLRHLHSGIYSIMTNHEYGVSAFDADAITQATIRARREIHEIVNGLRSLGGIWKDIAVVATAEQLGVREGRRIRGRYHITAQDLAKGLKHPESVCQAKFPIDVHALNQDGNKEVSREFKKGGLKPYDIPYPALIAADVDGLLMAGRCISGDFIAHSSYRVTGNSVPMGEAAGRAAAISVKQHVMPHELKWDEIKG; this comes from the coding sequence ATGAACTTAAAGTCGTCGTCGCGTCGTGCTTTTCTGCAATCGGCTGCTGGTGGTGTTATTGTTTCTGCATCGCTGACGTCGCCGGATACTGACGCCGCCGCCGCGAGCGAGGCGATTCGCGTGGCGAACCCTGTCAGCGGCGATGTTTTGCAAACGCAGGGGATGTTATCTGCCGACCGCCGACAACTAATCGAACAACAGCGAGCGATCCCCGTTGCGGGAAACACCGATGTCTTAGTCTGCGGAGGTGGACCTGCCGGGATCGCCGCTGCCATTGCGGCCGCTCGCGCCGGCGCATCGGTGCAATTGATCGAGGTCGCCGGATGTTTGGGCGGTGTTTGGACCGCAGGGCTGCTGACTAAAATCCTCGATGCCGAAAACAAGTCGGGGGTCATGGACGAGCTGCTAACGGCGTTTGCATCGCGTGGCAGCGAGGTGGCACGCGATTCACGTGGCACCGTTTACGATCCCGAGATCGCCAAGCTGGTTCTGGAAGAGTTGTGCGTCGATGCGGGGGTGAAAATTCGCTTGCATACTCGATTGGTCGGGGCCGTCACCGATTCGAACAACCGCGTGGTCGCGGTGCTGACGGAATCCAAATCAGGACGCGAAGCCTGGCTGGCCGACCGCTTTGTCGACTGCAGCGGCGATGGCGATTTGGCGGCCCACGCTGGCTGTCGTTTCGATGTTGGAGTGGGTAGCGATTGTGAATGTCAACCGATGTCGATGCTCGCGTTATTGACCGGGATCGATGCCGAAGCCGTTCGCCCCTACATTCGCGAAACCGCAGCGTCCGCCAAACCGTTGCTGTTAAAGTTGATGGAGGACAACGGGATCACGCCATCGTATCGCGGACCGACACTTCGGCATCTGCACAGCGGAATCTACTCGATCATGACCAATCACGAGTACGGTGTGTCCGCGTTTGACGCTGATGCCATTACCCAAGCGACCATCCGGGCCCGCCGCGAGATTCACGAAATCGTCAACGGATTGCGAAGTCTCGGCGGCATCTGGAAAGACATCGCCGTGGTCGCGACTGCCGAGCAGTTGGGCGTACGCGAAGGTCGCCGGATTCGCGGTCGCTATCACATTACTGCACAGGATCTTGCCAAGGGATTAAAGCACCCTGAATCGGTCTGCCAGGCCAAGTTTCCGATTGATGTTCATGCACTGAATCAAGATGGCAACAAAGAGGTCAGCCGCGAGTTTAAGAAAGGTGGTCTGAAGCCGTATGACATCCCGTATCCTGCCTTGATCGCCGCTGATGTCGACGGATTGCTGATGGCAGGCCGCTGTATCAGCGGCGATTTCATTGCCCACTCGAGCTACCGAGTGACTGGCAATTCGGTGCCGATGGGCGAGGCCGCCGGGCGAGCCGCTGCCATCTCGGTCAAGCAACATGTGATGCCTCACGAGTTGAAGTGGGATGAGATCAAAGGCTAA
- a CDS encoding transglutaminase family protein, with product MMNQILVGSRINYTVNSPTTFLLNISVAQNEHQSTTNESIEIYPYHKVEECAVGPLGNRLLRMTADPGELTIQYQATVELRASEVDSTDLCEVDYENLPADVLSFLNPSRYCESDKLYRFAGEEFGQLVPGYSRVTAICNWTYEHLTYTPGSTGPTTTACDVLLQRTGVCRDYAHVAISLCRAMGIPARYVSGYAVKLQPPDFHGFFEAYLSGEWFLFDATRLAPVGGFVRIGTGRDAADVAFATLRGDAQSTGMEVWANGQDANDHLLDPENVVTAVSSA from the coding sequence ATGATGAACCAGATCCTTGTTGGCAGCCGAATCAATTACACGGTCAATTCGCCCACTACTTTCCTTCTGAACATCTCCGTCGCACAGAACGAGCATCAGTCGACGACGAATGAGTCGATCGAAATTTACCCCTATCACAAAGTGGAGGAGTGCGCCGTTGGACCGCTCGGCAATCGTTTGCTGCGGATGACGGCTGACCCAGGTGAACTGACGATTCAGTATCAGGCCACCGTCGAGCTTCGTGCAAGCGAAGTCGATTCGACTGATTTGTGCGAGGTTGATTACGAGAATCTTCCCGCCGACGTGCTGAGCTTCCTCAATCCGAGCCGCTACTGTGAATCCGATAAGTTATATCGTTTTGCTGGAGAAGAGTTTGGCCAGCTGGTTCCTGGTTACTCGCGAGTGACCGCAATTTGCAACTGGACTTACGAGCATTTGACCTACACGCCTGGCAGCACTGGCCCGACAACCACTGCCTGTGACGTGTTGTTACAACGAACCGGTGTGTGCCGCGACTATGCCCATGTCGCCATCAGTCTCTGTCGTGCGATGGGAATCCCGGCTCGTTACGTTTCTGGGTACGCCGTCAAATTGCAACCGCCAGACTTTCACGGATTCTTTGAAGCCTACCTCAGTGGAGAATGGTTTCTGTTCGACGCGACCAGACTTGCCCCAGTCGGGGGCTTTGTTCGCATCGGCACGGGCCGCGACGCCGCCGATGTTGCTTTTGCGACACTTCGCGGAGACGCCCAGAGCACGGGAATGGAAGTGTGGGCGAACGGTCAAGACGCGAACGACCACTTGTTGGACCCCGAGAACGTTGTAACCGCAGTTAGCTCGGCCTAA
- a CDS encoding putative zinc-binding metallopeptidase, whose amino-acid sequence MGWSRINHVARRHSGSFRCGAIVKTGKCRCGSRIFFNNHRCLSCHAPLGRCTACGSLTSFLEDKPSWICDSCHCVVHACTNQSHGVCHSFNRLANTLCRFCEFTSVIPPLNQPESVHRWATMESAKRRLLLQLEELNLPPFIDGVQQSHPLSFEFLENSIDIQGQATKVTTGHENGLITINLAEADSVHRERLRVELGEPHRTLIGHMRHEIGHYIDWSWASRVAYERYQQLFGDPGAIDYSEAMKRHYNQGPPSNWANSFVSAYATMHPWEDFAETVNAYLDIMAIATTAMELGRCEFDLSADANAEELVLSVLEIVIEVNEYNFDLGLKSLLPERIPPAVLDKLAYVHALRNRKLSPTLQPQT is encoded by the coding sequence ATGGGGTGGTCGCGAATTAACCATGTTGCTCGGCGACATAGCGGGTCATTCCGATGCGGTGCGATCGTGAAAACAGGCAAGTGTCGCTGTGGAAGTCGTATTTTTTTCAACAATCATCGTTGCCTTTCCTGTCATGCGCCGCTTGGACGTTGTACAGCGTGTGGTTCGCTGACTAGTTTTTTGGAAGATAAACCGTCTTGGATTTGCGATTCGTGTCATTGCGTGGTGCATGCCTGCACGAACCAATCGCACGGCGTTTGTCATTCGTTCAATCGACTAGCCAACACACTCTGTCGCTTTTGCGAATTCACAAGTGTGATTCCACCGCTAAATCAACCTGAAAGTGTGCATCGTTGGGCGACGATGGAATCGGCGAAACGTCGATTGCTGTTGCAGCTCGAAGAACTCAACTTGCCGCCTTTCATCGACGGGGTGCAGCAATCGCATCCATTGAGCTTCGAGTTCCTTGAAAATTCGATCGATATTCAAGGGCAAGCAACGAAGGTCACCACCGGACATGAGAACGGATTGATCACGATCAACTTAGCGGAAGCAGACAGTGTCCATCGCGAGCGACTGCGAGTTGAACTGGGCGAGCCTCACCGTACCCTAATCGGGCACATGCGACATGAGATCGGGCACTACATCGATTGGTCGTGGGCATCGCGTGTGGCCTATGAGCGATACCAGCAACTTTTTGGTGATCCTGGAGCGATCGATTATAGCGAAGCGATGAAAAGGCACTACAACCAAGGCCCGCCATCGAATTGGGCCAACAGCTTTGTCAGTGCCTATGCTACGATGCACCCATGGGAAGATTTTGCCGAAACAGTAAACGCCTACCTCGACATCATGGCCATCGCGACCACCGCGATGGAACTTGGACGTTGTGAATTTGATCTATCGGCCGACGCGAATGCAGAGGAGCTCGTTTTGTCCGTGCTGGAGATCGTCATCGAAGTGAACGAATACAATTTCGATCTGGGGCTGAAGTCGTTGCTTCCAGAACGAATTCCCCCTGCTGTTTTAGACAAACTAGCTTACGTCCACGCATTGCGTAACAGGAAACTTTCCCCCACTCTTCAACCACAGACTTAA